One Mycosarcoma maydis chromosome 9, whole genome shotgun sequence DNA window includes the following coding sequences:
- a CDS encoding putative DNA topoisomerase II has protein sequence MSESDYMSDESEGFILPKKKPSATKPKAAAKPKAAAGAKAGASKSNNAAARPKKQPLAKRNSNGADSDIDVSMVDSEADVSFQPPVPVKSANSKSASETYQKLSQLEHILKRPDTYIGSVEKHTEKLWVFDKSKKQMVYRETTYVPGLYKIFDEILVNAADNKARDSNMTALKVEINREEGSIMVWNNGHGIPVEMHEKERVYIPELIFGHLLTSSNYDDNEAKVTGGRNGYGAKLANIYSTEFTVETADSKNQCKYKQTFTKNMHEKGKPKITKHSKNDEYTSITFKPDLALFGMDAIDDHMEALMLKRVYDMAGTVKGIKVTLNGELLKIKNFKQYVEMYVSAINELGGKADNGEEDAAGLPTSAAPKPAIIYESTVDKGRNWEVAFAVSDGEFRQVSFVNNIATIKGGKHVDHVADQVISRLIEHVKKDKHTGKVMPNQVRQQLWVFVNCQIVNPTFDGQTKETLTLKQSAFGSKWTLTDEFARKVIKSGVVDNIVSFARFKQDQALKKTDGHKRTRITNIPKLEDANNAGGRKAKDCTLILTEGDSAKSLAVAGIVEVGRDNYGVFPLRGKLLNVREASHDQIMKNAEIKAIKEILGLQHGKQYLDTNSLRYGSIMIMTDQDHDGSHIKGLIINFLDHFYPSLLKIPGFLVEFITPIVRCRKGKQDISFFTIPEYETWRDAHNGGKGWHIKYYKGLGTSESQDAKRYFRALEKHKLAFDVTRDGDRELIDLAFNKKKADDRKEWLRQFRPGTYLDHNTDRIPYADFINKELILFSMADNLRSIPSAIDGLKPGQRKVMYVMFDRKSNSELKVNTLVGNVLGQAAYHHGEAALSMTIVGLAQNFVGSNNVNLLEPRGQFGTRLLGGKDAASGRYIFTALPKIARALFPATDDALLDYLEDDGQKVEPHWYIPVVPQVLLNGAEGIGTGWSTSVPNYNPHEIVANLRRRMAGEDVVPMKPWYRGFNGDVEEFGPGRFKISGRVTQIDEKTYEITELPIRTWTSNYKELLEERIVSSDKIPATIKDYKEYHTESTVNFIVELTAKGQAEIADKGVEAFFKLSCQISTTNMVLFDQDGKIKKYTSAEEILEEFYLLRLSYYQKRKEYLVDQLKLMYDKLSNQARFVQMIISRQLVVSNRKRADIVAELRQKDFRPFPKQGKASIAAEPEDDEAIDDEDISADSDFDYLLNMAIYNLTKEKVDKLLKERDHKEEELKILIGRSPQNLWDEDLTKFIELWEEMLAEDDRRLKDVVTKVKKGKQSTKKTSAKSGAAARRVLKKPINSDGEEEDDGMDDFGGDDSEDDFKPSTAAAKKKAAAPAMRASPARKRAAADAMDDDDMAQLLSTSAATKKSRASGSASKSATVSRATTPQIVEIIDDDDENDKKVAPIFTKASAGASTKPAAAKKAAAPIRTAAASVSKSEESRKAFSLSDSEDDTIAMPAKNKKRAGAAKPAAGKKAAAGLGRKKAVAANGSDNEDSFTIDSPDVSAAPTRTSARSRSASGKMSYKVDNSEDEDF, from the coding sequence ATGTCCGAGTCAGACTACATGTCAGACGAATCAGAGGGATTCATTCTCcccaagaagaagcctTCCGCCACCAAGCCAAAAGCCGCTGCCAAGCCCAAGGCTGCGGCCGGAGCCAAGGCGGGTGCCTCAAAGTCTAacaatgctgctgccaggCCCAAGAAGCAGCCTCTCGCAAAGCGCAACAGCAATGGTGCTGACAGCGACATCGACGTCAGCATGGTGGACAGCGAGGCCGATGTCTCATTTCAGCCGCCTGTGCCTGTCAAGTCAGCCAACAGCAAGAGCGCATCCGAGACCTACCAAAAGCTCTCGCAGCTTGAGCATATCCTCAAGCGTCCCGATACCTACATTGGCAGCGTCGAAAAGCACACTGAAAAACTCTGGGTCTTTGACAAGTCCAAAAAGCAGATGGTCTATCGCGAGACCACCTACGTACCTGGTCTCTACAAGATCTTTGACGAGATTCTCGTCAACGCCGCCGACAACAAGGCGCGTGATTCCAACATGACCGCGCTcaaggtcgagatcaaccGTGAAGAGGGTTCCATCATGGTCTGGAACAACGGTCACGGTATCCCCGTCGAGATGCACGAAAAGGAACGCGTCTACATCCCCGAGCTCATCTTTGGTCACCTCctcacctcgtccaactACGACGACAATGAAGCTAAAGTCACCGGTGGCCGTAACGGTTACggtgccaagctcgccaacatcTACTCGACCGAGTTCACCGTCGAGACTGCCGACTCCAAGAACCAATGCAAGTACAAGCAGACCTTCACCAAAAACATGCACGAAAAGGGCAAGCCCAAGATCACTAAGCACAGCAAGAATGACGAGTACACCTCGATCACCTTCAAACCTGACCTCGCCCTCTTCGGTATGgacgccatcgacgaccaCATGGAAGCGCTTATGCTCAAGCGTGTCTACGATATGGCAGGTACCGTCAAGGGAATCAAAGTCACGCTCAACGGTGAACTGCTCAAAATCAAAAACTTCAAACAGTACGTCGAGATGTACGTCTCTGCCATCAACGAGCTCGGAGGCAAAGCCGACAACGGCGAAGAGGACGCTGCCGGCTTGCCCACAAGTGCTGCTCCCAAGCCGGCTATCATCTACGAGTCCACCGTGGACAAGGGTCGCAATTGGGAAGTTGCTTTTGCCGTCTCAGATGGTGAGTTCCGTCAGGTGTCGTTCGTCAACAACATTGCCACCATCAAGGGTGGCAAGCACGTCGACCATGTCGCGGACCAGGTCATCTCGCGCCTCATCGAACAtgtcaagaaggacaaACATACAGGCAAGGTCATGCCGAATCAGGTCCGACAACAGCTCTGGGTTTTCGTCAACTGTCAGATCGTCAACCCCACCTTCGACGGACAGACCAAGGAGACGCTTACGCTCAAACAGAGCGCATTTGGTAGCAAGTGGACGCTCACCGATGAGTTTGCCAGAAAGGTGATCAAGTCGGGTGTCGTCGACAACATTGTCAGCTTTGCGCGCTTCAAGCAGGATcaggcgctcaagaagaCCGATGGCCACAAGCGTACCAGAATCACCAACATCCCAAAGCTCGAAGATGCCAACAACGCCGGTGGCAGGAAGGCCAAGGACTGTACACTCATCCTCACCGAAGGTGACTCGGCCAAGTCGCTCGCCGTGGCCGGCATCGTCGAAGTCGGAAGAGACAACTACGGTGTCTTTCCTCTCCGTGGTaagctgctcaacgtgCGCGAAGCGTCCCACGACCAGATCATGAAGAACGCCGAAATCAAGGCCATCAAGGAGATCCTCGGCCTCCAGCATGGCAAGCAGTACCTCGACACCAACAGCTTGCGCTACGGCAGTATCATGATCATGACTGATCAGGATCACGATGGTTCGCACATCAAGGGTCTCATCATCAACTTCCTCGACCATTTCTACCCCTCGCTGCTCAAAATTCCTGGCTTCCTTGTCGAATTCATCACGCCCATCGTCAGGTGCAGGAAGGGTAAGCAGGATATCTCGTTCTTCACGATCCCCGAGTATGAGACCTGGAGAGACGCTCACAATGGCGGCAAGGGCTGGCACATCAAGTACTACAAGGGTCTCGGTACTTCTGAATCACAAGATGCCAAGAGGTACTTTCGTGCACTCGagaagcacaagctcgCCTTTGATGTCACCCGAGACGGCGATCgcgagctgatcgatcTCGCGTTCAACAAGAAAAAGGCCGACGATCGAAAAGAATGGCTCCGACAGTTCCGTCCAGGCACTTACCTCGACCACAACACGGACAGAATTCCGTATGCAGATTTCATCAACAAGGAGCTCATCCTTTTCTCGATGGCAGACAATCTGCGATCCATCCCTTCGGCCATCGATGGTCTCAAGCCTGGTCAGCGAAAGGTCATGTATGTCATGTTTGACCGCAAGAGCAACTCCGAGTTGAAGGtcaacacgctcgtcgGTAACGTGTTGGGTCAAGCCGCCTACCACCACGGTGAAGCAGCGCTTAGCATGACGATTGTAGGTCTCGCGCAGAACTTTGTGGGCAGCAACAACGTCAACCTGCTTGAACCCAGGGGCCAATTCGGTACTCGTTTGCTTGGAGGTAAGGATGCTGCCTCGGGTCGTTACATCTTCACAGCGTTGCCCAAGATCGCGCGCGCCTTGTTCCCTGCAACAGAtgatgcgctgctcgactaCCTGGAAGATGATGGTCAGAAGGTGGAACCTCACTGGTACATCCCTGTTGTACCTCAGGTGCTGCTAAACGGCGCCGAAGGTATTGGCACGGGTTGGTCCACTTCAGTTCCCAACTACAACCCGCACGAGATTGTTGCGAATCTGCGCCGACGCATGGCGGGCGAAGACGTGGTCCCCATGAAGCCTTGGTACCGTGGCTTCAATGGTGATGTGGAAGAGTTTGGTCCTGGCCGATTCAAGATCAGCGGGCGTGTCACGCAGATCGACGAAAAGACATACGAGATCACCGAGCTGCCCATCCGCACTTGGACGTCCAACTACAAGGAGTTGCTCGAAGAACGTATCGTGTCATCGGACAAGATTCCAGCAACCATCAAGGACTACAAGGAGTACCACACCGAGTCGACTGTCAACTTTATCGTCGAGCTCACAGCCAAGGGTCAGGCCGAGATTGCCGATAAGGGCGTCGAGGCGTTTTTCAAGCTTTCGTGCCAGATCTCAACCACCAACATGGTGCTCTTCGATCAGGACGGCAAGATCAAAAAGTACACGTCTGCTGAAGAAATCCTGGAAGAATTCTACCTGTTGCGTCTCTCGTATTACCAAAAGCGAAAAGAGTACTTGGTGGACCAGCTCAAGTTGATGTATGACAAGCTTTCGAACCAGGCACGCTTCGTGCAGATGATCATCTCGCGACAGCTCGTCGTGTCGAACCGCAAGCGCGCCGACATTGTGGCCGAGTTGCGCCAAAAGGATTTCCGTCCCTTCCCGAAACAGGGCAAAGCATCGATTGCAGCTGAGcccgaggacgacgaggcgatcgacgacgaagacatCTCGGCCGACTCGGACTTTGACTACTTGCTCAACATGGCCATCTACAATTTGACCAAAGAGAAGGTtgacaagctgctcaaggagcGCGACCACAAGGAAGAAGAGCTCAAGATCCTCATTGGACGATCGCCTCAGAACTTGTGGGATGAGGATCTTACCAAGTTCATCGAGCTCTGGGAGGAGATGCTGGCCGAGGACGATCGTCGACTCAAGGATGTTGTGACTAAGGTgaagaagggcaagcaAAGTACCAAAAAGACATCTGCCAAGagcggcgctgctgcacgaCGTGTGCTCAAGAAGCCGATCAACTCggatggcgaagaggaagacgatGGCATGGATGATTTTGGTGGCGATGATTCCGAAGACGACTTTAAGCcgtcgacagcagctgccaaaAAGAAAGCGGCTGCTCCTGCTATGCGTGCGAGCCCGGCTAGAAAGCGCGCCGCTGCAGATGCaatggacgacgacgacatggCGCAGCTTCTTAGCACAAGCGCAGCTACGAAAAAGTCGCGTGCTAGCGGCTCTGCCTCCAAGTCGGCCACTGTATCGCGAGCTACTACACCTCAAatcgtcgagatcatcgacgacgacgatgagaaTGACAAGAAGGTGGCGCCGATCTTTACCAAGGCGAGCGCGGGAGCAAGCACTAAACCGGCTgcggccaagaaggcggcTGCGCCTATAAggacggcagcagcatcggtAAGCAAGTCGGAAGAGTCTCGCAAAGCATTCAGCCTGTCTGATTCGGAAGACGACACAATCGCCATGCCagccaagaacaagaagcgcgctGGCGCTGCCAAGCCCGCTGCTGGCAAGAAGGCTGCAGCTGGCCTGGGTCGCAAGAAGGCGGTCGCCGCAAATGGCTCTGACAACGAAGACTCGTTTACCATCGACAGCCCCGACGTCTCTGCGGCGCCGACTCGCACTTCTGCGCGCTCACGCAGTGCATCTGGTAAGATGAGCTACAAGGTGGACAAttccgaggacgaggattTCTGA
- a CDS encoding uncharacterized protein (related to GYP5 - GTPase-activating protein (GAP)), translating to MPKKGAKAAAAAAKRTSKTSSAEPEQAASAAHLSLAEELSAATEGTLHDGYDSSTHTDNEDFEDAADGSHADDMTPSSSVTTTLDASLQRTPGTKADEHLSNDNTADQPLARRSSLVAYGPDPQEHTPKPTDTAFPASIETAAALDRSDESLVVNSSTAAYQDTDVPLSSAEIRDSQSASDSLILDEERAKATLPEHVEKVPPSVGATSLLEPDETISNPFASADDTTPQPVRYSQIATVQAGAVSENQPPDTPSINSNHFSTISLSSTTPQGIGADQDDITTWTASNQHDARRDTITTNGARSSLAADALLTTDSQPARNDNADDSRSNYDFLLARLDTQNKKLSGDTKQMRASLDGAVKLRENFEKLRGQGQRHSRTESQNKALAEHGVSSNDSKMSSSSSQSQSLADGATSNEQMGESSNSSSSSASAAMRESVVSSTAETTYTGPPADDVTDDQIDWEFWGEVMSNYQSVARNHPRQLSRAIQAGIPPALRGMMWQLMSSSKNEEMEIIYAYYLKQTSAHEKAIRRDLNRTFPEQDYFQDGKGIGQENLFNVIKAYSLYDPEVGYCQGMQFVVGPLLLNMPDEEAFSTFVRLMKSYDLRGHFTPNMPALQLRLFQFDRLLEDLLPLLHRHLVRQGVKSSMYASQWFMTLFSYRFPLDFVYRVLDSVFAEGVEALFRFALSLMKKNEEVLLGLGFDGVVAFLKGELFECYRREDGEEDKEQEHEDDHEADGVRMSMQSKRTSGSGRRRSRRRYHTNAFVRDAFDVRITAFQLDTYASEFDVQVRAANAHRREVEALRLVNRNLSARVKALEHQLTSLNAEHVDMVKDVVMAKIAKEEMAEELVKYKMMYAEAVLAADQESGNNRSSAKAIALQKAKDLHHPSSTTT from the coding sequence ATGCCCAAAAAGGGCGCTAAagcagcggcggctgcagcgAAAAGGACGTCAAAGACGTCCAGCGCAGAACCGGAacaagctgcttctgctgcccACCTCTCACTCGCTGAAGAGCTCTCCGCTGCTACCGAGGGCACCCTGCACGACGGATACGATTCGAGCACGCATACGGACAACGAAGACTTTGAAGACGCCGCTGACGGATCGCATGCCGATGACATGACTCCCTCTTCCAGCGTGACCACCACCCTCGATGCATCGCTCCAGCGAACGCCTGGTACAAAAGCAGACGAACACTTGTCCAACGACAACACTGCAGATCAACCGCTCGCCAGAAGATCCTCGCTGGTCGCCTATGGTCCAGATCCGCAGGAGCATACTCCGAAGCCAACCGATACAGCTTTTCCCGCGTCCATCGAAACCGCCGCTGCGCTAGACCGTTCTGACGAAAGTCTGGTTGTGAATTCCTCCACAGCAGCCTACCAGGATACCGACGTGCCTCTCAGCTCCGCCGAGATTCGAGACAGTCAATCCGCATCCGACTCGCTCATCCTGGACGAGGAACGCGCCAAAGCAACTTTACCAGAGCATGTGGAAAAGGTCCCACCGTCGGTCGGTGCcacgtcgctgctcgaacCGGACGAGACCATTTCGAATCCCTTTGCTTCCGCCGACGACACCACACCTCAGCCCGTTCGCTATTCGCAGATCGCTACCGTCCAGGCTGGTGCAGTGTCTGAGAACCAACCCCCAGACACCCCCAGCATCAACTCGAACCACTTCTCCACCATCAgtctcagcagcaccacgcCTCAGGGCATCGGCGCAGATCAAGACGACATAACAACCTGGACGGCGTCGAACCAGCACGATGCGCGCAGAgacaccatcaccaccaatGGTGCTCGCAGCAGTCTCGCTGCCGACGCACTACTCACCACCGACTCTCAGCCCGCACGCAACGACAACGCCGATGACTCGCGATCCAACTACGACTTCTTGCTGGCGCGACTCGATACGcagaacaagaagctcaGCGGTGACACAAAGCAGATGCGCGCTAGCCTCGATGGCGCTGTCAAGCTGCGCGAAAACTTTGAGAAACTGCGCGGTCAGGGGCAGCGCCATTCTCGCACCGAGTCACAGAACAAAGCATTGGCGGAACACGGTGTTTCGAGCAACGATTCCAAGATGTCTAGCTCATCGTCGCAATCACAGTCTCTGGCAGATGGCGCGACAAGCAACGAGCAGATGGGtgagagcagcaacagcagcagtagcagtgCATCGGCAGCGATGCGCGAATCTGTCGTCTCTTCCACTGCCGAAACCACCTACACCGGACCTCCAGCCGACGATGTGACCGACGACCAGATCGACTGGGAATTCTGGGGCGAGGTCATGTCCAACTATCAGTCGGTTGCGCGCAACCACCCTCGGCAGCTCTCGCGCGCCATCCAGGCTGGCATCCCGCCCGCGCTGCGCGGCATGATGTGGCAGCTCATGTCATCGTCGAAAAACGAAGAGATGGAGATCATCTACGCATACTACCTGAAACAGACCTCGGCACATGAAAAGGCGATTCGTCGCGACCTGAACCGGACGTTTCCGGAGCAGGACTATTTCCAGGATGGCAAGGGCATCGGTCAGGAGAACCTGTTCAACGTGATCAAGGCCTATTCGTTGTACGATCCCGAGGTAGGTTATTGCCAAGGCATGCAGTTTGTCGTCGgtccgctgctgctcaacatgccggacgaagaagcgttTAGCACGTTTGTTCGGTTGATGAAGTCGTACGACCTGCGTGGCCATTTCACGCCCAACATGCCAGCGCTCCAGCTGAGGTTGTTCCAGTTCGACCGACTGCTCGAAGACTTGCTACCGCTTTTGCATCGTCATTTGGTAAGGCAGGGTGTTAAGAGCAGCATGTATGCCAGCCAGTGGTTTATGACGCTGTTCAGTTATCGATTTCCGTTGGACTTCGTTTATCGGGTGTTGGATAGTGTTTTTGCGGAAGGCGTCGAGGCGTTGTTTCGGTTTGCGCTGAGTTTGATGAAGAAGAACGAGGAGGTGCTATTGGGGTTGGGATTTGATGGTGTTGTGGCGTTTTTGAAGGGAGAGTTGTTCGAGTGTTATCGGAGggaggatggcgaggaggACAAAGAGCAAGAACACGAGGACGATCACGAAGCTGATGGTGTGAGGATGTCGATGCAATCGAAGCGGACGAGTGGGTCAGGTAGacgacgatcgagacggCGGTATCATACGAATGCGTTTGTGCGTGATGCATTTGATGTGCGTATTACTGCGTTTCAGCTGGACACGTATGCGTCGGAATTCGACGTGCAAGTGCGTGCAGCCAATGCGCACCGTCGCGAAGTAGAAGCGCTCCGGCTCGTCAATCGCAACCTCTCTGCGCGCGTCAAAGCACTCGAACACCAActcacctcgctcaacgCCGAACACGTCGACATGGTCAAAGACGTCGTCATGGCCAAAATCGCAAAAGAGGAAATGGCCGAAGAACTCGTCAAGTACAAAATGATGTACGCAGAAGCCGTCCTGGCCGCAGACCAAGAGAGTGGAAACAAcagaagcagcgcaaaAGCTATCGCCCTGCAGAAAGCAAAAGACCTCCATCATCCCTCCTCCACAACCACCTAG
- a CDS encoding uncharacterized protein (related to mitochondrial seryl-tRNA synthetases), with protein sequence MSVQGRARLIWRTLARPVVYPNQCHLTVEDQKGSWRHASTSRVKLGIGKSSPRSSPTATPRTSSRFKSDASCGTSSALKPRRLTPPLSGRGVSNTFIDEARRDMQLRKMPYDEADMKWLREARHSIYTLNGKQTEWQAEHKELTTQLNRHYQATSKATKSQKDSAKNNAPGPKAGSDPSGISATETKLSQDAGAVSEDKVKSLKERAKKVKQELDGVLKQQEEIRARSQNIRLSWPNHCHPEVPVGPEENAVLLSVEDPLNVLPSEFDEMKEPWNKSVMQAKHFPDGPKPDPKRDHLSLAASACAAEVDMMSGLLATGSSWPYLLGSISLLEHALSQYAMSIVVRKGFIPVSPPDVVRADLADRCGFRPRDEKAKQTYFLETAKGKGTEKGQSHSDADLCLAATAEIPLAGLLAARTIDETRKDKRASTSEEGSCLIQESKLPIKLAALGHAFRAEAGARGADTRGLYRVHQFSKIEMFVATEGHVEASNAMLEELRAIQEEVIGGLGLPYRVLDMPTEELGASAYRKYDIEVWMPGRGSWGEVSSASNCTSYQALRLGIKLKTAEPVSQENGDPHHPTVHTLNATAAAIPRLIVAILENHGVERGKLVLPDTLAPFWLAGDKDPNVTWLHTGKLEAGSGSRLQRALTQVRSIARKNGTDAPTMIASFLVLHELTAIVPLVIMFYLFGALGVGTAVLDWLLGDGNEATEESLGSRFRAWARIKEERFERYCRKKGYLGFEKQDVEQINAANDLGKTGQLAGSFANMVAAYIIVKALLPVRIGASIALAGPFSKAVLEPLKRMLGRVPLVRRRTPS encoded by the coding sequence ATGTCGGTCCAGGGCCGAGCGCGTCTAATATGGCGTACCTTGGCGAGGCCCGTTGTCTACCCTAATCAATGCCACTTGACGGTGGAAGACCAGAAGGGCAGTTGGCGACATGCGTCCACATCCAGAGTCAAGCTAGGTATTGGCAAGAGCAGTCCTCGATCAAGCCCGACCGCCACTCCGCGCACAAGCTCTCGTTTCAAAAGTGATGCATCTTGTGGCACGTCGTCTGCACTGAAGCCGCGAAGGCTCACACCCCCGCTTTCAGGTAGAGGAGTGAGCAACACATTCATCGATGAAGCACGGCGTGACATGCAGCTACGAAAGATGCCGTACGATGAGGCCGATATGAAATGGCTCAGGGAAGCGCGTCACAGCATCTACACACTAAATGGCAAGCAGACTGAGTGGCAGGCTGAGCACAAGGAATTAACGACCCAACTGAACAGACACTATCAAGCTACCAGCAAAGCGACCAAGTCCCAAAAGGACAGTGCCAAGAACAATGCCCCAGGCCCCAAGGCCGGGTCCGATCCATCTGGCATATCTGCGACCGAGACGAAGCTCAGTCAGGATGCAGGAGCGGTATCGGAAGACAAAGTCAAAAGCCTTAAAGAACGCGCGAAAAAAGTCAAGCAAGAGCTGGACGGggtgctcaagcagcaagaagagaTCCGCGCCCGGAGTCAAAACATCCGTTTGTCGTGGCCGAATCACTGCCATCCTGAAGTCCCAGTTGGACCAGAGGAGAACGCGGTACTGTTGTCTGTTGAAGACCCGCTCAACGTTCTGCCATCCGAGttcgacgagatgaaggAGCCTTGGAACAAGTCGGTCATGCAAGCAAAGCACTTTCCGGATGGACCCAAACCGGATCCGAAGCGCGATCATTTGTCATTAGCAGCCTCAGCGTGTGCAGCAGAAGTTGACATGATGTCGGGCTTGCTGGCGACGGGAAGCTCGTGGCCGTATCTCCTCGGGAGTatcagcttgctcgagcatGCCTTATCGCAATACGCCATGTCGATCGTGGTACGGAAAGGGTTCATTCCCGTGTCACCGCCTGACGTAGTACGTGCCGACCTTGCCGATCGATGTGGCTTTCGACCGAGGGACGAAAAGGCCAAGCAGACCTACTTTCTGGAGACAGCAAAGGGCAAGGGCACCGAGAAAGGGCAGTCGCATAGTGACGCTGACCTCTGCTTAGCAGCCACAGCAGAGATTCCGCTCGCCGGGCTTCTAGCAGCTCGAACCATTGACGAGACAAGAAAAGACAAGCGAGCGTCAACCTCTGAGGAAGGATCCTGTTTGATACAAGAGTCAAAGCTGCCCATTAAGCTTGCAGCACTAGGACATGCATTCCGAGCCGAGGCGGGCGCTCGTGGCGCCGACACGCGCGGACTGTATCGCGTGCATCAGTTCAGCAAGATCGAAATGTTTGTTGCCACGGAAGGACATGTAGAGGCAAGCAATGCCATGCTTGAGGAACTCCGAGCCATTCAAGAAGAGGTGATTGGTGGACTTGGGCTGCCATACCGCGTGCTAGACATGCCCACGGAAGAGCTGGGTGCGAGTGCATATCGCAAGTATGACATTGAAGTGTGGATGCCTGGGCGAGGGTCTTGGGGGGAGGTATCTTCGGCTTCCAATTGCACGTCGTACCAAGCACTGCGGCTGGGTatcaagctcaagacgGCGGAGCCTGTTTCTCAGGAGAACGGAGATCCGCATCACCCGACCGTGCATACGCTCAATGcgactgcagctgcgattCCGCGTTTAATCGTCGCTATCCTCGAAAACCACGGCGTGGAGAGAGGCAAACTGGTGCTGCCTGATACGCTCGCTCCTTTCTGGCTTGCGGGAGACAAGGACCCCAATGTGACGTGGCTGCACACTGGCAAGCTTGAAGCTGGCTCGGGGTCGCGGCTTCAGAGAGCTCTGACGCAAGTCCGTTCCATCGCTAGGAAGAACGGCACAGATGCACCAACCATGATTGCGTCGTTCCTCGTTCTGCACGAGCTCACTGCCATTGTGCCGCTGGTGATCATGTTTTACTTGTTTGGTGCGCTCGGGGTGGGCACGGCTGTTCTCGACTGGCTCCTCGGAGACGGCAACGAGGCGACCGAAGAATCACTCGGATCGCGATTTAGGGCATGGGCACGAATCAAAGAggagcgattcgagcgatATTGCCGCAAGAAAGGCTACCTTGGGTTTGAGAAGCAAgacgtcgagcagatcaacgCAGCTAACGATCTGGGTAAGACGGGTCAACTGGCAGGCTCATTTGCCAATATGGTGGCTGCGTATATTATTGTCaaggcgctgctgcccgTGCGTATCGGTGCGTCGATTGCGCTGGCAGGGCCGTTCTCGAAGGCGGTGTTGGAGCCGCTTAAGCGCATGCTCGGTCGTGTTCCGCTGGTTCGTCGTCGCACACCTAGCTAA
- a CDS encoding putative prohibitin subunit PHB1: protein MSNLAARFAVPLGLGVMALQSSLYDVPGGYRAVMFDRFQGVKDLATGEGTHFLVPWLQKAILYDVRIKPRNISTTTGSKDLQMVSLTLRVLSRPDIQHLPKIYQSLGIDYDERVLPSIGNEVLKATVAQFDAAELITQREVVSARIREDLLKRAKEFNIVLEDVSITHMTFGQDFTKAVEQKQIAQQDAERAKFIVEKAEQERQASVIRAEGEAEAAQTISRALEKAGDGLLTIRRIEASKDIASTLSNAKNVTYLPRGQGMLLNMQT, encoded by the coding sequence ATGTCGAACTTGGCGGCTCGATTCGCCGTCCCACTGGGTCTTGGCGTCATGGCACTTCAATCTTCCCTCTACGACGTTCCCGGTGGCTATCGTGCCGTCATGTTTGACCGATTCCAGGGTGTCAAGGACCTCGCTACCGGCGAAGGCACGCACTTCCTCGTGCCTTGGCTACAAAAAGCCATCCTTTACGATGTTCGAATCAAACCACGCAACATTTCGACTACCACCGGTTCCAAGGATCTTCAGATGGTCTCGTTGACATTGCGAGTGCTGAGCCGACCCGACATCCAACACCTTCCCAAGATCTACCAGtctctcggcatcgactACGACGAGCGAGTGCTCCCTTCCATTGGTAACGAAGTGCTCAAGGCCACTGTAGCTCAAtttgatgctgctgagctcATCACACAGCGGGAGGTGGTCTCGGCACGCATCCGTGAGGACCTGCTGAAACGTGCCAAGGAATTCAACATTGTGCTTGAGGATGTCTCGATCACCCACATGACCTTTGGTCAGGATTTCACAAAGGCCgtcgagcagaagcagatAGCACAGCAGGATGCAGAGCGTGCCAAGTTCATCGTCGAAAAGGCCGAGCAGGAACGTCAGGCTTCAGTCATCCGCGCAGAGGGTGAGGCCGAGGCGGCACAGACCATCTCGAGGGCGTTGGAAAAGGCCGGCGACGGTCTGTTGACAATCCGAAGAATCGAGGCGTCCAAGGACATTGCTTCGACGCTGAGCAACGCCAAGAACGTCACTTATCTCCCACGCGGCCAGGGCatgctgctcaacatgcaGACCTAG